A single genomic interval of Haloactinospora alba harbors:
- a CDS encoding aldo/keto reductase, with the protein MTVLGIGTYRSRDAATSASIAASAGCPLIDTAPVYGSGTHQAAIAPVLRAHPELRVSTKVGYMTDGQARVALTSEALTDEDAACRHSIAPDYVRHQVTMSRMELQRPKPEVVYLHNPEYQYENRGNLHQRIRSAFAVLEELYASGDIGGYGVAAWTGFDTQAFTLSDLLHLAKEAAGSSETGLSAIQLPVSMVKVAPIRQSLEGSGPIALAYQAGLEVWASAPFHGGELLSLVTPKLAEAIQPGTGCTEAALKVAASAPGLTGVLVSTTNSAHVKQAADAIREPLPDHRLKDICDLLDPPTR; encoded by the coding sequence ATGACTGTCCTCGGTATCGGAACCTACCGAAGCCGCGACGCCGCCACTTCGGCGAGCATCGCAGCTTCGGCCGGGTGTCCCCTCATCGACACCGCCCCCGTGTACGGAAGCGGCACCCACCAGGCGGCGATCGCTCCCGTGCTGCGCGCCCACCCCGAGCTCCGGGTCTCCACCAAGGTCGGCTACATGACCGACGGACAGGCCCGGGTCGCGCTCACCAGCGAAGCACTCACCGACGAGGACGCCGCTTGCCGCCACAGCATCGCCCCCGACTATGTGCGCCACCAGGTAACCATGTCGCGGATGGAACTCCAGCGGCCGAAGCCCGAGGTGGTCTACCTGCACAACCCCGAATACCAGTACGAGAACCGGGGCAACCTCCACCAGCGCATCCGGTCGGCCTTCGCCGTACTGGAAGAGCTGTACGCCTCGGGTGACATCGGCGGCTACGGCGTTGCTGCCTGGACCGGATTCGACACCCAAGCGTTCACGCTTTCCGACCTTCTCCACCTCGCGAAGGAAGCAGCGGGCAGTTCCGAGACCGGGCTGTCCGCGATCCAGCTCCCCGTGTCCATGGTGAAGGTCGCTCCCATCCGCCAGAGCCTAGAGGGAAGCGGACCCATCGCTCTCGCCTACCAGGCAGGATTGGAGGTGTGGGCTTCGGCGCCCTTTCACGGAGGGGAACTGCTGTCTCTGGTCACCCCGAAACTCGCCGAGGCGATACAACCCGGAACCGGGTGTACCGAGGCCGCACTGAAGGTCGCAGCCTCGGCCCCGGGATTGACCGGGGTGCTGGTCAGCACCACGAACTCCGCCCACGTAAAGCAGGCGGCCGACGCGATCCGTGAGCCGCTGCCCGACCACCGACTCAAGGACATCTGTGACCTCCTCGACCCACCTACCCGCTGA
- a CDS encoding phosphotransferase, producing MTSSTHLPADLTDRWHQAAERLGASAPADTPLHSGMGGRTLSGPVVTTDGLSAWLRLMVAPKPEGKIWEGAALADALLGDAISRPVILAEHTWHEDGAAFQANLWTRLRGEILSPTPDLSAPAPVDEQWWRDIRACVDEVRTSADPSGRGVMTQAYIDRIPRFIPALEGADLTVSRWEAAHGDLHWANLTRDPLEIIDWEGWGAAPAGYDAAVLLAYALPAPDTAAKVREMFGDMLNTEHGRLAQLVICAEIIQASERDDVHARLKPHAERLADEILALQ from the coding sequence GTGACCTCCTCGACCCACCTACCCGCTGACCTGACCGACCGATGGCACCAGGCAGCCGAGCGCCTCGGCGCTTCCGCACCCGCTGATACTCCGCTGCATTCCGGGATGGGCGGACGGACGCTGAGCGGCCCCGTAGTGACGACCGATGGACTCTCGGCCTGGCTGCGGCTGATGGTCGCTCCCAAACCGGAGGGAAAGATCTGGGAGGGCGCGGCTCTCGCCGACGCCCTGCTCGGTGACGCAATCTCGCGCCCGGTGATTCTCGCTGAACACACCTGGCACGAGGACGGAGCGGCGTTCCAAGCCAACCTGTGGACGCGTCTTCGCGGGGAAATCCTGTCGCCGACGCCGGACCTGTCGGCCCCGGCACCCGTGGACGAGCAGTGGTGGCGGGATATACGCGCCTGCGTGGACGAGGTCCGGACATCTGCGGACCCTTCGGGCCGCGGAGTGATGACCCAGGCATACATCGACCGGATTCCCCGGTTCATCCCCGCCCTGGAAGGCGCAGACCTCACCGTGTCCCGCTGGGAGGCCGCCCACGGGGACCTCCACTGGGCCAATCTCACCCGAGATCCGCTGGAGATCATCGACTGGGAGGGCTGGGGAGCGGCCCCCGCCGGATACGACGCGGCCGTCCTACTGGCCTACGCTCTGCCCGCCCCGGACACAGCTGCGAAAGTACGCGAGATGTTCGGCGACATGCTGAACACGGAGCACGGCCGCCTCGCCCAACTGGTGATCTGTGCGGAGATCATCCAGGCGTCGGAGCGCGACGACGTCCATGCCCGGTTGAAGCCTCATGCAGAACGGCTCGCTGACGAGATACTCGCTCTGCAGTAG
- a CDS encoding DUF5753 domain-containing protein, protein MERRATVIQDYTPLVVPGILQTEDYARATIQAVSRTVSEEEAAARAHGRVKRQEILSGDHPPSLSAVIDEAVLRRRLGSPETMRGQLDHLWNVAGWRYGEVLVIPTGGWNHPGLEGMFRLLKVPETEDGTILYQEAGAMGGVSIDPALVEEHIALMSDLRGLALPPSSHVP, encoded by the coding sequence ATGGAGCGCCGCGCCACGGTCATCCAGGACTACACCCCCCTGGTCGTTCCCGGGATCCTGCAAACGGAGGACTACGCACGGGCGACGATCCAGGCCGTCAGCCGGACGGTCTCGGAGGAAGAGGCCGCCGCGAGGGCGCACGGACGCGTCAAGCGACAAGAGATCCTGTCGGGTGACCACCCTCCATCCTTGTCGGCCGTGATCGACGAAGCCGTACTCCGGCGGCGGCTGGGGTCACCTGAGACCATGCGGGGACAGCTTGACCATCTGTGGAACGTAGCGGGCTGGCGCTATGGAGAAGTGTTGGTCATCCCGACGGGAGGGTGGAACCATCCAGGACTGGAAGGGATGTTCCGGCTTCTCAAAGTGCCCGAAACAGAGGATGGAACAATCCTTTACCAGGAGGCCGGGGCGATGGGAGGTGTATCCATCGATCCAGCGCTCGTGGAGGAACACATCGCGCTCATGAGCGACCTGCGTGGACTCGCCCTGCCCCCGAGCAGTCACGTGCCCTGA
- a CDS encoding DUF397 domain-containing protein encodes MADRREWHKSSYSNGNNASCVEVAEEANAVGVRDSQNRELGHICFSPNAWATFLHGLKGSRF; translated from the coding sequence ATGGCTGACAGGCGAGAGTGGCATAAGAGCAGCTACAGTAACGGGAACAATGCTAGCTGTGTCGAGGTAGCCGAAGAAGCCAATGCTGTCGGTGTGCGTGACTCTCAGAACCGCGAACTCGGCCATATTTGCTTCTCTCCGAACGCATGGGCTACTTTCCTACATGGCCTGAAAGGTAGCCGGTTTTAA
- a CDS encoding zinc ribbon domain-containing protein, whose amino-acid sequence METALTSAARCTGTRIITVTPALTSQTCHECGHTDPESRESQAVFQCTRCSHECHADINAAKNILSAAGHVVPACGDLAVGRSAKQEPPAPRGSPGRPVVGIPRL is encoded by the coding sequence CTGGAAACCGCCCTGACCAGTGCGGCCCGCTGCACCGGCACCCGCATCATCACGGTCACCCCGGCGTTGACGTCTCAGACGTGTCACGAGTGTGGGCACACGGACCCGGAATCCCGCGAAAGCCAAGCGGTTTTCCAGTGCACCCGGTGTTCGCACGAGTGCCACGCCGACATCAACGCTGCCAAGAACATCCTTAGCGCCGCAGGGCATGTGGTGCCAGCCTGTGGAGACCTCGCCGTTGGGCGGTCTGCGAAGCAGGAACCTCCGGCCCCGCGAGGGTCACCGGGCCGACCAGTGGTGGGAATCCCCCGACTTTAG
- a CDS encoding Scr1 family TA system antitoxin-like transcriptional regulator, with protein sequence MVQQLDRLREMTARSKIEVLVVPADTWNHPGLDSGFKLLRVPDAGLMLYQETRVGAELSSSNR encoded by the coding sequence ATGGTGCAACAGCTTGATCGTCTCCGAGAGATGACGGCCCGGAGCAAGATCGAAGTCCTCGTGGTCCCTGCTGACACGTGGAACCACCCAGGATTGGACAGTGGATTCAAGCTACTGCGAGTTCCTGATGCTGGGCTGATGCTCTACCAGGAAACTCGTGTAGGGGCGGAGTTGTCCTCGAGCAACAGGTGA
- a CDS encoding DUF5753 domain-containing protein codes for MWKRYGAEVRKRREGFGWSQGRLGEKVSLSSSSISLVESGSLKPQSDHVHALDAALEANGTLTRMWENFSSQGLFPAGFEKFSDFERNAVELHEYHSVLIPGLLQTSEYARAVYVGTRPWTSEESIERMVKSRIERQQAVFERVDRPIVLEVLDEYVVHRVVGDKAVMKAQFEYLMSLVETRKLRLQIVPRSTRLHPGLSGPFRVYVFQGRPTIASCEYFFDEQIIEDEEQVRQCVSTFDALQGEALSPSESINLVKQVQGDLHG; via the coding sequence ATGTGGAAGCGCTACGGAGCTGAGGTGCGCAAACGCCGAGAAGGCTTCGGGTGGTCTCAGGGACGCCTGGGTGAGAAGGTCTCCCTGTCGTCGTCAAGCATCAGCCTCGTTGAGAGCGGTTCCCTCAAGCCCCAGTCAGACCATGTTCACGCACTGGATGCGGCGTTGGAAGCTAACGGCACCCTGACCCGGATGTGGGAGAACTTCAGCAGTCAAGGGCTCTTCCCCGCCGGCTTCGAGAAGTTCAGCGACTTCGAGCGCAATGCGGTTGAGCTGCACGAGTACCACAGTGTCCTGATCCCGGGGCTCTTGCAGACGTCAGAGTACGCGCGCGCTGTGTACGTCGGCACTCGCCCGTGGACAAGCGAGGAGTCCATCGAACGCATGGTCAAGTCACGCATCGAGCGGCAGCAGGCTGTCTTTGAACGCGTTGACCGGCCGATAGTCTTGGAAGTGCTGGATGAGTACGTGGTTCACCGAGTCGTAGGGGACAAGGCCGTGATGAAGGCTCAGTTTGAGTACCTGATGTCACTGGTCGAGACACGGAAGCTACGGCTCCAGATCGTTCCACGAAGCACCCGGCTCCATCCCGGGCTCTCAGGCCCTTTCAGGGTTTACGTGTTCCAAGGCCGTCCCACAATCGCCTCCTGCGAGTATTTCTTCGACGAGCAGATCATCGAGGACGAAGAGCAAGTACGGCAATGCGTTTCCACTTTCGACGCGTTGCAGGGAGAGGCACTTTCACCCAGCGAAAGCATTAATCTGGTCAAGCAGGTTCAAGGAGATCTCCATGGCTGA
- a CDS encoding tetratricopeptide repeat protein → MWTDNLDEAERLYQRARSLWVSAVHALGQATSSEELGIIALKRGSPQAAQESFREARTMFSSLGAERGVVLMERRIGESYRDSGDYDQAEAYLRSALQWFHEAGDDYQIIRTSRSLALTFQEQRRHEAAREVLEKAHSLAETIGAATDTEEMSRLAEQMRDHIPTGRGSALRPGSPSGGEGADNR, encoded by the coding sequence ATGTGGACGGACAACCTTGATGAGGCCGAACGCCTGTACCAACGTGCCCGCTCACTTTGGGTCTCCGCTGTCCACGCCCTCGGACAAGCAACATCCTCGGAAGAGCTAGGGATCATCGCGCTCAAACGCGGCAGTCCGCAGGCGGCCCAAGAAAGCTTTCGGGAAGCCCGGACCATGTTCAGCAGCCTTGGAGCGGAGCGCGGAGTCGTGCTCATGGAACGCCGCATTGGCGAGTCCTACCGCGACAGTGGCGACTACGACCAGGCGGAGGCCTACCTGCGCTCGGCTCTGCAGTGGTTCCACGAGGCGGGCGACGACTATCAGATCATCCGCACAAGCCGCTCACTCGCGCTCACCTTCCAGGAGCAGCGGCGTCACGAAGCTGCCCGAGAGGTGCTGGAGAAAGCCCACAGCCTCGCCGAGACCATCGGCGCCGCGACAGACACGGAGGAGATGTCCCGCCTGGCTGAACAGATGCGGGACCACATACCGACCGGCAGGGGTAGCGCCCTCCGGCCGGGCAGTCCCTCGGGTGGCGAAGGGGCAGACAATCGCTGA
- a CDS encoding excinuclease ABC subunit UvrA, with amino-acid sequence MGSPHEYVRIRGARENNLRSVDVDVPKRHLTVVTGVSGSGKSSLVFGTVAAEAQRQLNDTFTAFARNRLPQYGQPEADLLDGLSPAVVVDQRRLGGNARSTVGTVTDASAMLRLVYSRAGEPWTGYSHVFSFNDPEGMCPDCQGLGQRSHIDTTQLLDTSLSLNEGAIRFPTFAVGNVFWQYYAESGLFDNDRRLRDYTTEEWNALLWGTGVGRGSGRVRGQPAYEGLIPRMERVYLHKDPEQKKGELREALRRVVVRATCPSCGGARLNPRVLDCRVAGLSIAEAAAMPVAELAAWVADIDAPQAKTAVDALLERLTQMVTIGLGYVSPDRPTTTLSGGESQRVRMVRHLGSSLTDMLYVLDEPTVGLHPANVADMTHLLHRLRDNGNTVLVVEHDADVIAAADHVVEIGPGAGNDGGRVTFQGPYQDLAGSGTATERAVRTPCRVKEEVRAGGGELTVTGARAHNLRGVSVSLPTGAVTAVVGVAGSGKSTLVNDELCRLHPDAVVLDQGGLHVSRRSNPASYLGVLDPIRSLFARENRAEASLFSPNSAGGCPDCDGQGLIHTDLAFLDPVTTVCETCEGRRFTGEALSHTVRGATIADVLEMSIAEAHAFFPEPAVRRPLTSLVTVGLGYLGLGQPLTTLSGGERQRVKLATELATPARTFVFDEPTTGLHRDDTASLTGVFDHLADNGAAVVVIEHNLDMVGASDWVVELGPGAGDDGGRVVFTGTPRQLLEADTVTGEHFRRARAGRG; translated from the coding sequence ATGGGTTCACCGCACGAGTACGTCCGGATCCGCGGGGCGCGGGAGAACAACCTGCGCTCCGTCGACGTCGACGTCCCCAAACGCCACCTGACCGTGGTGACCGGCGTGTCCGGCTCCGGGAAATCGTCCCTGGTGTTCGGCACCGTCGCCGCGGAGGCGCAACGCCAGCTCAACGACACCTTCACCGCCTTCGCCCGCAACCGGCTGCCGCAGTACGGCCAACCCGAGGCCGACCTGCTGGACGGGCTGTCCCCGGCGGTCGTGGTGGACCAGCGCCGGCTGGGCGGCAACGCCCGCTCCACGGTCGGAACCGTCACCGACGCCTCGGCCATGCTGCGGCTGGTGTACTCCCGCGCCGGCGAGCCGTGGACGGGCTACTCCCACGTGTTCTCGTTCAACGACCCCGAGGGGATGTGCCCCGACTGCCAGGGGCTGGGCCAGCGCTCCCACATCGACACCACCCAGCTGCTCGACACCTCGCTGTCCCTCAACGAGGGCGCCATCCGGTTCCCCACCTTCGCCGTCGGCAACGTGTTCTGGCAGTACTACGCCGAGTCGGGGCTGTTCGACAACGACAGGAGACTCCGCGACTACACCACCGAGGAGTGGAACGCGCTGCTGTGGGGGACCGGCGTGGGCCGGGGCAGCGGCCGGGTCCGGGGGCAGCCCGCCTACGAGGGGCTCATCCCGCGCATGGAACGCGTCTACCTGCACAAGGACCCGGAACAGAAGAAGGGTGAGCTCCGCGAGGCACTGCGGCGGGTCGTCGTCCGCGCCACCTGCCCCAGCTGCGGCGGCGCCCGGTTGAACCCGCGGGTGCTCGACTGCCGCGTCGCGGGGCTGTCCATCGCCGAGGCCGCGGCGATGCCGGTCGCCGAGCTGGCCGCGTGGGTGGCCGACATCGACGCGCCGCAGGCGAAGACGGCCGTGGACGCGCTGCTGGAACGCCTCACCCAGATGGTGACGATCGGGCTCGGCTACGTGAGTCCGGACCGGCCCACCACCACCCTCTCCGGAGGGGAGTCGCAGCGGGTGAGGATGGTGCGCCACCTGGGGTCCAGCCTCACCGACATGCTCTACGTCCTCGACGAACCCACCGTCGGGCTGCACCCCGCCAACGTCGCCGACATGACCCACCTGCTGCACCGGCTGCGCGACAACGGCAACACGGTGCTGGTGGTGGAGCACGACGCGGACGTCATCGCCGCCGCTGACCACGTCGTCGAGATCGGGCCCGGCGCGGGAAACGACGGCGGGAGGGTCACGTTCCAGGGTCCGTATCAGGACCTCGCCGGTTCCGGTACCGCCACCGAGCGTGCCGTGCGCACCCCGTGCCGGGTGAAGGAGGAGGTCCGCGCGGGCGGCGGGGAGCTGACGGTGACGGGCGCACGCGCGCACAACCTGCGCGGCGTCAGCGTGTCGCTGCCCACCGGGGCGGTCACCGCCGTGGTGGGGGTGGCCGGGTCGGGCAAGAGCACCCTCGTCAACGACGAACTGTGCCGCCTCCACCCGGACGCCGTGGTCCTCGACCAGGGCGGGCTGCACGTCTCCCGCCGCTCCAACCCGGCCAGCTACCTGGGGGTACTGGACCCGATCCGGAGCCTGTTCGCCCGGGAGAACAGGGCGGAGGCGTCGCTGTTCAGCCCCAACTCCGCGGGCGGCTGCCCCGACTGCGACGGCCAGGGGCTCATCCACACCGACCTGGCGTTCCTCGACCCGGTCACCACGGTGTGCGAGACGTGCGAGGGGCGCCGTTTCACCGGCGAGGCGCTCTCCCACACCGTGCGCGGCGCCACCATCGCCGACGTGCTGGAGATGAGCATCGCCGAGGCGCACGCGTTCTTCCCCGAACCCGCGGTGCGGCGCCCCCTCACCAGCCTCGTCACGGTGGGGTTGGGCTACCTCGGGCTCGGACAGCCGCTGACGACCCTCTCCGGCGGGGAGCGGCAGCGCGTCAAACTCGCCACCGAACTCGCCACCCCCGCGCGGACGTTCGTGTTCGACGAGCCCACCACCGGCCTGCACCGGGACGACACCGCCTCCCTGACCGGCGTGTTCGACCACCTCGCCGACAACGGCGCCGCCGTGGTCGTCATCGAGCACAACCTGGACATGGTGGGGGCGAGCGACTGGGTGGTGGAACTCGGCCCGGGTGCGGGGGACGACGGCGGGCGGGTGGTGTTCACCGGAACACCGCGCCAGCTGCTGGAGGCCGACACGGTCACCGGGGAGCACTTCCGGCGCGCCCGCGCCGGGCGAGGGTGA
- a CDS encoding cupin domain-containing protein, with protein sequence MTADMISGRLGGDKFLAQVLGREHRRYPAGEDEREAFADLLTWSALNNLLATQRLDPPRMRLAAGGAIDAGEYTRLREYRRMPDWNQPVPHLFQQQLRDGATLILDAIDEMHPPIGRLIAELEAWLSTGIQVNAYASWTSKEGFGVHWDDHDVLVLQVSGRKRWRIYGNTRVAPLHNDIEFAEEEPTEIIDEFVMEPGDILHVPRGCWHAVAASEGEPSLHLTCGLVTTTGVNFLRWMVNTLVEHEEIRADVPRTPAEYASWTRRISELVADRLHSPEVVEEYWRHQDETAPARPAFSLPVGVTGELTLSSVVRFASLRGTVTENDNEVVYSAQGRRWRLPTKVTPVVTHMHHNGPTSVEELHELVPDVSEQALLSLLRRLMDDGALVWEGET encoded by the coding sequence GTGACCGCTGACATGATCAGCGGCCGCCTGGGCGGGGACAAGTTCCTCGCCCAGGTACTCGGCCGCGAACACCGCCGCTACCCGGCTGGCGAAGACGAGCGAGAGGCGTTCGCCGACTTGCTCACCTGGTCGGCGTTGAACAACCTGCTCGCGACCCAGCGGCTCGACCCGCCGCGGATGCGGCTTGCCGCAGGTGGGGCCATCGACGCCGGCGAGTACACCCGGCTCCGGGAGTACCGCCGGATGCCCGACTGGAATCAGCCCGTCCCGCACCTGTTCCAGCAGCAGCTCCGGGACGGCGCGACGCTGATCCTGGACGCCATCGATGAGATGCATCCGCCGATCGGGCGGCTCATCGCCGAACTGGAAGCCTGGCTCAGTACCGGAATCCAGGTGAACGCCTACGCCTCCTGGACCTCGAAGGAGGGATTCGGGGTCCACTGGGACGACCACGACGTGCTCGTCCTTCAGGTGTCGGGCCGCAAGCGGTGGCGCATCTACGGGAACACCCGGGTCGCCCCGTTGCACAACGACATCGAGTTCGCCGAGGAGGAGCCCACCGAGATCATCGACGAGTTCGTCATGGAGCCCGGGGACATCCTGCATGTTCCGCGCGGGTGCTGGCACGCGGTCGCCGCCTCCGAGGGCGAGCCGAGCCTGCACCTGACGTGCGGCCTGGTGACCACGACCGGCGTGAACTTCCTCCGCTGGATGGTCAACACCCTGGTCGAACACGAGGAGATCAGGGCCGACGTCCCACGGACGCCGGCTGAGTACGCGTCGTGGACCCGGCGCATCTCCGAGCTGGTAGCGGATCGGCTCCACTCCCCGGAGGTGGTTGAGGAGTACTGGCGCCACCAGGACGAGACCGCCCCGGCTCGCCCGGCGTTCAGCCTGCCCGTCGGAGTCACCGGCGAACTGACACTATCCTCCGTCGTCCGCTTCGCCTCCCTGCGGGGCACCGTCACCGAGAACGACAATGAGGTGGTCTACTCCGCCCAGGGGCGGCGCTGGCGTCTGCCAACCAAGGTCACCCCCGTGGTCACCCACATGCACCACAACGGCCCCACCTCGGTCGAGGAGCTGCACGAGCTGGTTCCCGACGTCTCCGAGCAAGCGCTTCTCAGTCTGCTTCGCAGGCTGATGGACGATGGGGCCTTGGTCTGGGAAGGCGAGACATGA
- a CDS encoding ectoine synthase — translation MIVRSLDETNGTDRDVQTENWRSRRVILAKEKVGFSFHETVLYAGTETRMWYANHVELVHCIEGEAELVNEETGESHFITPGTLYLLDGHEHHIIRPKTDFRVLCVFNPPVTGREVHDENGVYPLLTEDGA, via the coding sequence GTGATCGTTCGCAGCCTCGACGAGACCAACGGCACCGACCGGGACGTGCAGACCGAGAACTGGCGCAGCCGCCGGGTCATCCTCGCCAAGGAGAAGGTCGGCTTCTCCTTCCACGAGACCGTGCTGTACGCGGGGACCGAGACCCGCATGTGGTACGCCAACCACGTCGAACTGGTGCACTGCATCGAGGGCGAGGCCGAACTCGTCAACGAGGAGACGGGGGAGTCGCACTTCATCACCCCGGGCACCCTCTACCTTCTCGACGGCCACGAGCACCACATCATCCGCCCCAAGACGGACTTCCGCGTGCTGTGCGTCTTCAACCCGCCGGTGACCGGTCGGGAGGTGCACGACGAGAACGGCGTGTACCCCCTGCTCACCGAGGACGGCGCGTAG
- a CDS encoding DUF397 domain-containing protein, producing the protein MVDTDWHKSSYSKGDTNCVEVAEGPVTAVRDTQNRQAGHLSFPASEWKAFLNKVRTENL; encoded by the coding sequence ATGGTTGACACGGACTGGCACAAGTCCAGCTACAGCAAAGGCGACACGAATTGCGTCGAGGTCGCCGAAGGACCTGTCACTGCTGTCCGCGACACCCAGAACCGCCAGGCTGGCCACCTGTCGTTCCCCGCCTCCGAATGGAAGGCGTTCCTCAACAAGGTCCGCACCGAGAACCTGTAA
- a CDS encoding ATP-binding protein, whose protein sequence is MSQEASNARYPQLPHRLPGYSTWPQLDSSARRHGGRFGPTPDQVAAARRWVRTITALPPSEANDLDVVVSELVTNALKHSASGQDGDITLRVGRLHTGSIRIAVTDNGPRIGQDPTFLHWPEADPGLDSGRGLLLVSEMSRRVGVLGEVGGPLTVWAVLDRARNRG, encoded by the coding sequence ATGAGCCAAGAGGCATCAAATGCCAGATATCCCCAATTGCCGCATCGTCTGCCTGGTTATTCGACCTGGCCCCAGCTCGATTCCTCGGCTCGCCGTCATGGTGGAAGGTTCGGACCTACTCCCGACCAGGTCGCTGCCGCGCGGAGGTGGGTCCGTACCATCACCGCGCTTCCCCCGAGTGAGGCCAACGATCTGGATGTAGTGGTATCCGAGTTGGTGACCAACGCGCTTAAGCACTCAGCTTCCGGTCAGGATGGCGACATAACGCTGCGGGTGGGGCGCCTGCACACCGGGAGTATTCGCATCGCCGTGACCGACAACGGGCCACGCATCGGCCAAGATCCCACCTTCCTGCATTGGCCCGAGGCCGACCCCGGTCTAGACAGCGGGAGAGGGCTGCTTCTGGTCAGCGAGATGAGCCGACGCGTAGGGGTGTTGGGAGAGGTCGGTGGGCCGCTGACGGTGTGGGCCGTACTCGACCGTGCTCGGAATCGGGGGTGA
- a CDS encoding DUF397 domain-containing protein: protein MSTAEPAWHKSSYSRADSNCVEIAEGTTTAIRDTQNRQAGHLSFPASEWKAFLTEVRAENL from the coding sequence ATGAGCACCGCAGAGCCCGCCTGGCACAAGTCCAGCTACAGCAGGGCCGACAGCAACTGCGTCGAAATCGCCGAGGGGACTACCACCGCTATACGCGACACCCAGAACCGCCAGGCTGGACACCTCTCGTTCCCCGCCTCCGAGTGGAAGGCCTTCCTCACCGAGGTCCGTGCCGAGAACCTGTAG
- a CDS encoding helix-turn-helix transcriptional regulator, whose amino-acid sequence MSDPALRLLRLLTQLQTGSLLSGPELAQRLGVSPRTLRRDVARLRELGYPVEAEPGAYGHYRLVAGAALPPLALDDEEAVAVVMGLSLVATGPLAGLVPASGAALEKIGRVLPRRLSRIAAALTASTDVVGHHNSTVDPEVLTVVARACRERLRLCFDYRSRAQHESRRRAEPYRVVVVRHRLYLLAWDIDRSDWRTFRLDRVSGPEPRTRFSPRPEPAADPAEYVHERVSLPPVSTTAVVRFHAPAREVASRLQVDSGRLEELGPRECRLTSHADTVEWHAVTLATAGLDYTIEGPEELASCTRRLAARMNRALPEGGEDSA is encoded by the coding sequence ATGTCCGATCCCGCCCTGCGCCTGCTGAGACTGCTGACCCAGCTGCAGACCGGGTCGCTGCTCAGCGGCCCCGAACTGGCCCAGCGGTTGGGGGTGTCCCCCCGAACCCTGCGCCGGGACGTGGCGCGGCTGCGTGAGCTGGGCTACCCGGTCGAGGCCGAACCGGGTGCCTACGGGCACTACCGCCTGGTGGCGGGTGCCGCGCTGCCGCCGCTAGCGCTCGACGACGAGGAGGCCGTGGCGGTGGTGATGGGCCTCTCCCTGGTGGCGACCGGCCCGTTGGCCGGGCTCGTGCCCGCCAGCGGCGCCGCGCTGGAGAAGATCGGACGGGTGCTGCCCCGGCGGCTGTCCAGGATCGCGGCCGCGCTGACGGCCTCCACCGACGTCGTCGGGCACCACAACAGCACCGTCGACCCGGAGGTGCTGACGGTGGTGGCACGCGCGTGCCGGGAGCGGCTGCGGTTGTGCTTCGACTACCGCAGCCGGGCCCAGCACGAGTCGCGGCGGCGCGCCGAACCGTACCGGGTCGTGGTGGTCCGGCACCGGTTGTACCTGCTGGCGTGGGACATCGACCGGTCCGACTGGCGCACGTTCCGGCTGGACCGCGTCAGCGGCCCGGAGCCCCGCACCCGGTTCAGCCCTCGCCCGGAACCCGCCGCCGACCCGGCGGAGTACGTGCACGAGCGGGTGTCGCTGCCGCCGGTGTCCACCACGGCTGTGGTGCGTTTCCACGCCCCGGCGCGGGAGGTCGCCTCCCGGCTGCAGGTGGACTCCGGGCGCCTGGAGGAGCTCGGGCCGCGCGAGTGCCGGCTCACCTCGCACGCGGACACGGTCGAGTGGCACGCCGTCACGCTGGCCACGGCGGGCCTGGACTACACCATCGAGGGCCCCGAGGAGCTCGCCTCCTGCACGCGGCGGCTCGCCGCCCGGATGAACCGCGCCCTTCCGGAGGGCGGGGAGGATTCCGCCTGA